The Agreia sp. COWG nucleotide sequence CGCGCCTGCCGCGCCCGTCGACCTCGCCAGCACCATGGGGGTGCACCGGCGGGGCGGCGCCGATATCACGTGCCTCACCGACTCGGCGGGGCTCTGGCGAACGGTGCGCACGCCCGAGGGGGCGGCCACCCTGCTCATGCGGCAGCGGCAGCACGGCATCGAGGCCAAGGCCTGGGGGCCGGGGGCGGAGTGGCTCATCGAGCGGGTTCCGGCGCTGCTCGGCGCCGGAGACGACTGGTCGCAGCTGTCGCTCGGCACGCATCCGGCGCTCGCCGAGGTGCTGCGCCGCAACCCCGGCATGCGGCTCAGTCGCACGGGGCTCATGATCGAAGCCCTGGTGCCCGCGATCATCGAGCAGAAAGTCACCACGCTCGAGGCCCACCGGGCGTGGCATCGACTGATCCGCCTCTACGGCGAGCCCGCCCCCGGCCCGGCCCCGCGGGGCATGTTCGTGGCGCCGGCGGCCGAGGTGTGGCGCATGATTCCGTCGTGGCAGTGGCATCGCGCAGGGGTCGATCCGCAGCGCAGCCGCACGGCCGTGGCTGCCTGCCAGCTGGCCACGGCCC carries:
- a CDS encoding DNA-3-methyladenine glycosylase — protein: MTLHAVPVASDVVETVYAPAAPVDLASTMGVHRRGGADITCLTDSAGLWRTVRTPEGAATLLMRQRQHGIEAKAWGPGAEWLIERVPALLGAGDDWSQLSLGTHPALAEVLRRNPGMRLSRTGLMIEALVPAIIEQKVTTLEAHRAWHRLIRLYGEPAPGPAPRGMFVAPAAEVWRMIPSWQWHRAGVDPQRSRTAVAACQLATALERTATVDAATAAKRLQSVPGIGRWTAAETTQRSHADPDAVSVGDYHLAAHVGYALTGSPVDDDGMLELLEPWRGHRQRVVRLILASGYAKPRHGPRMTIQDHRSH